In Blastopirellula marina, the sequence GCTGGGCACGAACCTGAAGGGACCGTTCTTCCTGACGCAAGATGCCGCCAAGTGCATGCTAGCGGAAATTGAAGACGGCACGATTCCGCGCGGCAAGATCATCAACCTGTCGTCGCTTTCGTCGTACGCGAGCAGCCCGAACCGGGCCGACTACTGTATCGCCAAGGCAGGGCTCGCGATGATGACCCAGCTCTTCGCCGATCGGCTGGGGAACGAAAACATCCAGGTCTTCGAGGTCTGCCCTGGCGTGATCGCCACCGACATGACCGGCCCGGTGAAAGAGAAATACGACAAACAGATCGCCGAAGGGCTCACCCCCATCAAACGCTGGGGCCAGCCGGAAGACGTCGCCAAGGCCGTCTCGGCCATCTGTGCCGACTACTTCCCCTTCAGCACCGGCCAACGCATCGATGTCGACGGAGGCTTCCACCTCCGTCGGTTGTAATCTCTCCGCCAAGTCCCCTAGCTACCCGTTGCCACCACTTCAAACGCCCACATTGATACACCGCAGGGTACCAGCTTCGCCATCTCCCCGCAGGGACGAGGGGACAAGACTCACAACTGGTAAACTTTGCCGATTACGCAAAAGATTCCAATCGCACACACCGATACATGAGAATGCACTCCTCTATCGTAGGAGTCCGTTCGTTAACACGGTCTGCCACTGGATCCTTGGGCAATGCGGTTGAATTGGAAGCTGGCTCTCGTTCTCACCTTTGCGTTGCTGCTGTCAGGCGGCTGCGTATCGGTGCGCTACGACGATGCCCAGTTCCCCACGCCAGCTATGCCGATTGCCTGCGATACGACCTACGCGGAAGAACCACCCACGCTAGCAGCTCCCAAAGCGGAACCGGCAACGATCATGGACGAGTTCTGCCCGCCCAGCTTCATGGCCGGCTTCAACTTTCATCATCGCTGGAAGACCTGGCTGCACAGCAAAGAGCACACACCGTCGGTAGCCCCGGTAATTCCGCCCCACTCGAAGTTCCACCCGGTCCCCACGCGACCGGTCTTCGCGCAGCCGGTGACCTCCTACGACGACATCCCGCGTCCGCTGCCGACCAAGGTTGGCAAGCCGATACCGATTCCGCCACCAACCGGCATCCCGCCTGATGTCATGGACCAGGAAGCCAATATTCCCAAGGCCCTGGAAGAAGATCTCCGCATCGCGCGTCCTCTTTCGCTGGAAGGCCCCGTGCGTCCGATTCCCAACAACTGGGAAACGGACGAGCAGGACTAGCACACGCTCTGACCGAACCCCCTGCCAGCGTCACTTGGCCTGGTTCTCTTGCCCGAACCGATCATCCCATTGGCGTGCTCCGATCCGATCCGCGAAATGCTTGCTGTGCATGTTCCCCTAAACCGCATAGTTAGCGCATGAAGCACAATCTCGGTGGCAAACTAGGTTGACTCTACGGCCCAACCCGAGAGGGATGAAGCAAGGTAGCCGTGTGTTCCGATGACACCTTTCGGCCCGCTAATCCATCTCTCCGCCTGTCATAAGCAATGATCGGAGCTGCGGTGCTATCAATATTTGGTATCTGAAGACGCTCCGGGTTGCCGAAAGACGAGAGATCTATGCGTTCACCCTCCTTGAATATGCTCGCCGTTCGTCTTTGCTCGCTTTTGCTTGCGACGATGGTGTGTTATTCACCGGTCTTCTCCGGGCCATCTGCCAATGCCACTGAACTTCGCATGACGCCCATTGTCAAAGCGGTTCAGGCGGCCAAGGACTCCATCGTCAACATTCACGGCCACAAGACGGTCTCGACCGTTAGTGCTGTTGGTGGCGATACTCCACGCCAGGTAAACGGCATGGGAACCGGCGTGATCATCGATCGCCGTGGTTTCATTGTCACCAACCATCACGTGGTCGACGGCGTCCGTCGCATTCAAGTGACGTTCAATGACGGCGAAACGCTGATTGCCCGCCTGATTGCTCACGACCTGACGACCGACCTGGCCGTCATCAAGGTCGATGCCCATAAAGATCTTCCTTGCATCAACATTGGCAAGTCGACCGACCTGATGCCCGGCGAAACGGTCATCGCGGTGGGTAACGCCTACGGATACGAAAACTCGGTCACTCGCGGCATCATCAGTGCTCTGCACCGCAGCGTTCAAGTCACCGAGAACCAGAAGTACGACGACCTCATTCAAACCGATGCCAGCATCAACCCCGGCAACTCTGGCGGGCCGCTGCTGAACATCGACGGCCAGATGATCGGCATCAACGTGGCCGTTCGCGTCGGTGCCCAGGGCATTGGCTTCGCCATCCCGGTCGATAACGTCATGGAAATCTCTTCCCGCATGATGTCGACCGAACGCATGAGCGATCAGTCGCACGGCATTCGCGGCAAGACCATGTGGGAAGGGGACGTCGCCACGTTCAAAGTCACCGGCGTCGAAAAGGACAGCCCTGCCGACGCAGCCGGCCTGCGAATCGGCGATACGCTGACCAAGATCGGCCAACAGAAGATCCAACGTCAACTGGACGTCGAACTGGCTCTCTTGAATCGCACGCTCAACGAAGAGGTGACTCTGGAAGTCGACCGAGCTGGCGAAACTGGCAAGCAGTTGGCCATCGTCACCAAGAGCGTCAGCGGAGCGACCAACGTTTCCGACCTCGCCTGGCGAACGATGGGTGTCCGCGTGAAGCCGATGCCAGAGAACGACTTCGCTCAGCTTTCCAGCCGATACCGTGGCGGCCTGCAGGTCACCGCCGTGCGTGCTGGCAGCCCAGCCGAAGTCGAAGGGATCCAGATCGGCGACATCCTGGTCGGCATGCACGACTGGGAAACGATCTCGTACGAGAACCTCGACTACATCCTGAAGAACAAGTCGGTGACCACTCGCGGTGCGATTCGCTTCTACATCCTGCGAGAACGCGACACCCTGTACGGCGACATCAGCCTCGCCGCCATCCAACAGGTATCACAGCGATAAGACTCACTCGCTGCGACAGGAAAAGCCTCTGGTCCCTGAGGGGTGAGGGGCTCTCTCTCGCCGCACCGCCCAACTATAATTCACAGGCAAACAAGTAACTCCTGTGAAAGTCTCTGCTCGTGGAACAAGCGTTCCTCAAATACCTGGCCACCCAGCAGCAAACGCTCTCGCCTGACAGCATTGGCATCGGTGACGACGCGGCGGTGCTTTCATGGCAAGCCGATCAGAAGCTGGTCGTCTGCACCGACCTGATCTCGGACGAGACCGACTTCCACCTGGCCGACGTCACCCCGCAGCAGATCGGCCGCAAGGCGTTGGCCATCAATCTCAGCGACATCGCAGCGATGGCCTGCGAGCCCGTAGGAGCGCTGGTGACGCTGCTGCTTCCCCAAGGCGAGACTTCACTCGACCTGGCCAAGGGAATCTACGAGGGAGCCGCCCAGCTAGGGCAGACGTACGGCTGCCCGATCCTCGGTGGCGATACCAACAGTTGGCCCGGCAAGTTGGCCGTCAGCGTCACGGTGCTTGGCCGCTGCCCCGTCGGCACACCCCTGCTGCGTTCCGGTGCCCAGCCAGGGGACGCGATCTTCGTCACCGGTACCCTCGGTGGTAGCATCCTGGGGGATCATATCAGCTTCCATCCTCGCATCCGCGAAGCGATCCGCCTTCGCGAGATCTGCGGGCTGACCGCAGGCATGGACATCAGCGACGGCATCTCGATCGACCTCCCCCGGCTGTGCGAGCGTAGCGGCGTCGGGGCCGAGATCGACGTACGACTCCTTCCTATTTCAGACGCCGCCCGGCAAATGAGCCAAACCACCGGCAAGCCACCGTGGTGGCATGCCCTGAACGACGGCGAAGATTTTGAACTGCTATTCACTGTCCCTGCGGCTGAAGCCGACTCGTTGCAAGCCCAATGGACGGAAGCAACGCGCGTGACAAAAATAGGAACCATGCAACCAGGCACCAAACTGTACCTGCTGGACGAATCGGGCCAGCGGCTGCCCCTCAAGCCTGAAGGTTTTTCGCACAAGTAACCAGCAAGCGATCAGCCAAGTCACTACCAGGAACCTGGCAACAATCGACATGATGTCAACTACTTGGCACCGTTGGACGCGAGGCCTTTCTTTACGGTAGCCGACAGGCGTTTGGCAAATTGCTTGATTTGCCGCTCATCGGTCATCGTAGGAAGTTGTTGGGCGGATGCGGCTTCTCCCATCAGGCCGGCATTTTCAAGCCCGATCGTCAATTCAACCAAGGTCTCTTCTTCGAATCTGCCCGTTTCCGCAATCTCGTCGATCGCAGCAACCAATTGATCCGATGAGAGGCCATCTGGTACGGCCGGAGTCTGGCTAGACGTACAACCGAGAACCAAGGCGAGCATCACGAACATGAATAATCGAATAAGCATCTTCAGGTTTCCTAAATCTGTTTGTCTTCTTTAACAACGCCCATGCCGCGTCAACTTCAAGCGGCGCGGGCGCACTGTTTGTCTTCGCTTAGAATTCGCCCAGGACGTTGCCGTCACTGATCGAGCCGAGATTGCGGTAGGTGGTACCGTCGATCGTCTCGCTCAGAAAGTGAGCCGAACCATCCCCGAACAGAAATATCGCTCCGCCAGGATGGGCACTGGTAAAGTTGAAGGAACCTGCCGCACCGTTGATCGAGTAATAACCAGAAGACACGATTGCGTTGTTCAAGTAGTACTCACTGCTGGTGCTGCCGCCAATCCAAAGCGTTCCTTTCTTTTGCGTCCAACCGGACTTCAACAGGGTGCTGCGTTCACCGACCATGGCAACATTGCTCAAACCGTCGGTCATATCTCGGAACTTAACAAAGGAATTGTCGTAGAAAGTCCCGTTGGCACCGCTTCCCTTCAGATAGTGAGCACCACCGACACCGGTATAGTTCGACTTGCCATAGTCATGCAGGTGACTGTTCAGTCCACCGGAAGGATCTGAAGGGCAGATGAACGCATCCACGACCGTTTTCGCGAAAGGATCCATGGCGGTGATATTGAACCAGGCCTGCTTGTAAGCACCGGCCGCCTTCATCTCGTCGTACAGGGCCGACTGTTCGACAAACGGCAACAGGAACGTTCCCCAGCCCATGTAGTTGTTGCTGCTACCCACATCAATCCAACCAGCCGGCAGTGACTGGAAGGTGTCGTGGTAGTTGTGCATCGCCAATCCCAATTGCTTCAGGTTGTTGTTGCACTGGGTACGGCGAGCCGCCTCGCGAGCCTGTTGCACGGCCGGCAGAAGCAAGGCAATAAGAACGCCGATAATCGCAATGACTACCAACAGTTCCACCAAGGTAAACGCCGATTTCTTTTTAGTGACTTTCATTGCTCTCTTCTAAAACGTAGTAACTGAAAGTGATAAACGCTTTACAAATCCGCCGAATCATTGCTATGCCAAAGGCAACGCCTGAGAAAAGATCTGGTCGTCACCATCTATTTCTGCCGCCTCGACGCGCAGGTACGTG encodes:
- a CDS encoding 3-ketoacyl-ACP reductase, giving the protein MSKRVAIVTGSSRGIGRAIAEQLAADGYCVTVNYNSNPDAAMHVVAGIEDAGGEAIAVQANVSSEQGRSQLIQDTLAKWNRLDVLVNNAGITSPGRLDILEATSENWDLVLGTNLKGPFFLTQDAAKCMLAEIEDGTIPRGKIINLSSLSSYASSPNRADYCIAKAGLAMMTQLFADRLGNENIQVFEVCPGVIATDMTGPVKEKYDKQIAEGLTPIKRWGQPEDVAKAVSAICADYFPFSTGQRIDVDGGFHLRRL
- a CDS encoding S1C family serine protease is translated as MRSPSLNMLAVRLCSLLLATMVCYSPVFSGPSANATELRMTPIVKAVQAAKDSIVNIHGHKTVSTVSAVGGDTPRQVNGMGTGVIIDRRGFIVTNHHVVDGVRRIQVTFNDGETLIARLIAHDLTTDLAVIKVDAHKDLPCINIGKSTDLMPGETVIAVGNAYGYENSVTRGIISALHRSVQVTENQKYDDLIQTDASINPGNSGGPLLNIDGQMIGINVAVRVGAQGIGFAIPVDNVMEISSRMMSTERMSDQSHGIRGKTMWEGDVATFKVTGVEKDSPADAAGLRIGDTLTKIGQQKIQRQLDVELALLNRTLNEEVTLEVDRAGETGKQLAIVTKSVSGATNVSDLAWRTMGVRVKPMPENDFAQLSSRYRGGLQVTAVRAGSPAEVEGIQIGDILVGMHDWETISYENLDYILKNKSVTTRGAIRFYILRERDTLYGDISLAAIQQVSQR
- the thiL gene encoding thiamine-phosphate kinase is translated as MEQAFLKYLATQQQTLSPDSIGIGDDAAVLSWQADQKLVVCTDLISDETDFHLADVTPQQIGRKALAINLSDIAAMACEPVGALVTLLLPQGETSLDLAKGIYEGAAQLGQTYGCPILGGDTNSWPGKLAVSVTVLGRCPVGTPLLRSGAQPGDAIFVTGTLGGSILGDHISFHPRIREAIRLREICGLTAGMDISDGISIDLPRLCERSGVGAEIDVRLLPISDAARQMSQTTGKPPWWHALNDGEDFELLFTVPAAEADSLQAQWTEATRVTKIGTMQPGTKLYLLDESGQRLPLKPEGFSHK
- a CDS encoding DUF1559 domain-containing protein, with the translated sequence MKVTKKKSAFTLVELLVVIAIIGVLIALLLPAVQQAREAARRTQCNNNLKQLGLAMHNYHDTFQSLPAGWIDVGSSNNYMGWGTFLLPFVEQSALYDEMKAAGAYKQAWFNITAMDPFAKTVVDAFICPSDPSGGLNSHLHDYGKSNYTGVGGAHYLKGSGANGTFYDNSFVKFRDMTDGLSNVAMVGERSTLLKSGWTQKKGTLWIGGSTSSEYYLNNAIVSSGYYSINGAAGSFNFTSAHPGGAIFLFGDGSAHFLSETIDGTTYRNLGSISDGNVLGEF